In Candidatus Nomurabacteria bacterium, a genomic segment contains:
- the alr gene encoding alanine racemase: MPKTEFTWIELSKSALVHNAKAFRRISGNAKLMAVVKSNAYGLGTPEVVKILQNNVDVFGTANLDEALELRALGIRKPIVVLSYWDTQSASAAVQNNISLVLHSFAQLQEIRALPTSLQKRLSLHLKLDVGTSRIGFLPNELAKLKKLLLAKPALKMNGVFSHFAQSESNNKSFTLQQNKRFQECVEELQVVLDKKAIRHISCTAAVLKYPKMRYDMLRVGLGMYGLWPAPELKKIQDLKLRPVLSWKTRVLAIKTLPPSTTIGYDRTYRVKKKMRVAVLPIGYFEGLQRSLSNNGQVLLRGKVAKFLGRLSMNLSVVNCELIPQAKAGDEVVIIGRQGREELSAQDIAKDMGTINYEVITHIHPLLPRHIVK, encoded by the coding sequence GTGCCTAAAACAGAATTTACTTGGATTGAGCTGAGTAAATCGGCGCTTGTACATAATGCCAAGGCTTTTCGACGTATCAGCGGAAATGCGAAGCTTATGGCAGTGGTAAAATCAAACGCCTACGGACTAGGAACACCTGAGGTAGTAAAGATACTTCAAAACAACGTGGACGTATTTGGTACGGCGAATCTTGACGAAGCGCTAGAGTTACGAGCTCTGGGCATACGCAAACCAATTGTTGTTTTAAGCTACTGGGATACTCAGAGCGCGAGTGCTGCGGTGCAAAATAATATCTCCCTTGTATTGCACTCGTTTGCCCAACTCCAAGAGATACGCGCCCTACCTACAAGCTTACAAAAACGCCTCTCTCTTCATCTTAAGCTTGATGTTGGCACGAGCCGGATCGGCTTCCTGCCAAACGAGCTCGCAAAACTAAAAAAACTACTGCTAGCAAAACCAGCGCTAAAAATGAATGGCGTGTTTTCTCATTTTGCGCAATCAGAAAGTAATAACAAGTCTTTTACACTTCAGCAAAACAAGCGTTTCCAGGAATGTGTTGAAGAGTTACAGGTAGTACTTGATAAAAAAGCTATTCGTCATATTAGCTGCACCGCCGCGGTACTGAAGTATCCTAAGATGCGCTATGACATGCTGCGAGTAGGTTTAGGCATGTATGGTTTGTGGCCAGCCCCGGAGCTAAAAAAAATACAAGACCTCAAACTTCGTCCAGTGCTAAGTTGGAAAACTCGAGTGCTCGCAATTAAAACACTGCCGCCTAGCACGACAATCGGATATGATCGCACCTATCGAGTGAAGAAAAAAATGCGAGTGGCTGTACTTCCTATCGGGTATTTTGAGGGCCTGCAACGATCACTCTCTAATAATGGTCAGGTACTGCTGCGAGGGAAAGTAGCAAAGTTTTTAGGCCGCCTATCCATGAATCTCAGTGTGGTAAATTGTGAACTAATTCCTCAAGCAAAAGCTGGAGACGAAGTGGTTATTATCGGCCGGCAGGGGAGAGAGGAACTAAGCGCACAGGATATTGCCAAAGATATGGGCACTATTAACTATGAAGTAATTACCCACATCCATCCTTTGCTCCCGCGACACATTGTGAAATAA
- the mrdA gene encoding penicillin-binding protein 2 — protein sequence MPSLRSNPFIDSVGPSRVYGRVNRSSPNAFSVDEVIQGGQESGVPNSVTQRYFRILFLFVGVLISLLTIRTFSLQVVQGAERLDQAENNRIRTERIPAMRGLILDRNGEQLVKNVPSFSVVMIPIDLPEKEDERNALLAHIGKMLEIPFEDISSKLTDETLYSRLPIEIAERVPYTQAAQLITEDYLYPGIEVETIAAREYDHANSTSHILGYVGKISDQELEEDPSYSRLDYTGKTGLEKYYEDELRGRHGYRQVERDHLNREKRLIASQDPSPGKTLRTSIDIGLQNRLQDALNESVDKNNASGGAAVALDPRTGNVLAMVSSPGFDANAFSQGISVDAYSQLINDPKTPLLNRAISGEYPSGSTIKPVIAAAALEEGIVTPQTIIQSSGGIRIDKWYFPDWKAGGHGPTNLAKAIADSVNTYFYTIGGGDGDIDGLGIDRLNEYTKRFGFDQRLGIDLPNEADGFLPTPEWKEEVKDEPWYIGDTYHYAIGQGDVLVTPLQIANATAAIANGGTLYRPQIAMDWLDAEGNLLSHINPEVLRQNVVSASSLKAVREGMRLVVTSGSAVRLNSMPVAIAAKTGTAQFSSTTNATHAWFTSFAPYENPEIVITVMVEKGGEGHAAALPVAQAGYEEYFANIEASQ from the coding sequence ATGCCTTCACTACGTAGCAACCCTTTCATTGACTCAGTCGGACCGTCCCGCGTATACGGTCGAGTAAACCGTTCCTCACCAAACGCTTTTTCAGTGGATGAGGTAATTCAAGGTGGTCAGGAATCTGGAGTGCCGAACTCGGTGACCCAAAGATATTTTCGTATACTTTTCCTTTTTGTCGGGGTGCTTATTTCTCTGCTGACCATCCGCACTTTTAGTCTCCAGGTAGTTCAAGGTGCCGAGCGTCTTGATCAGGCGGAAAACAATCGCATCCGCACTGAGCGTATACCAGCTATGCGAGGACTTATTTTGGATCGTAATGGCGAACAGCTTGTAAAAAACGTGCCGAGCTTTAGTGTGGTGATGATTCCAATTGATCTGCCTGAAAAAGAAGATGAGCGCAATGCGCTCCTTGCACATATTGGGAAGATGCTGGAAATACCTTTTGAGGATATTAGCTCGAAATTAACCGATGAAACGCTCTATAGCAGACTGCCGATTGAAATTGCTGAACGTGTGCCATATACCCAAGCTGCTCAACTTATCACTGAAGACTATCTTTATCCAGGTATTGAGGTTGAAACTATAGCAGCCAGAGAATACGATCATGCGAATTCCACCTCGCACATACTCGGCTATGTAGGTAAAATTAGCGATCAGGAACTGGAGGAGGATCCCAGCTATAGTCGACTCGACTACACAGGGAAAACCGGTCTAGAAAAATACTACGAGGATGAACTGCGTGGTCGTCATGGCTATCGACAAGTTGAACGGGATCATCTCAATCGCGAGAAGCGTTTAATAGCCAGCCAAGACCCAAGTCCCGGAAAAACACTTCGTACATCAATTGATATTGGTTTGCAAAATCGACTGCAAGACGCCCTAAATGAAAGTGTCGATAAAAATAACGCCAGTGGCGGTGCGGCAGTAGCTTTGGATCCGCGCACGGGAAACGTACTCGCAATGGTGAGCTCGCCTGGCTTTGACGCTAATGCCTTTAGTCAGGGGATAAGCGTTGACGCCTATAGCCAACTTATTAACGACCCTAAAACACCTCTACTTAATCGCGCAATCTCGGGCGAGTACCCATCTGGCTCAACTATTAAGCCAGTTATTGCAGCAGCAGCCTTAGAGGAGGGAATAGTTACACCGCAAACGATTATTCAAAGCTCTGGTGGCATTCGTATTGATAAATGGTATTTCCCAGACTGGAAAGCTGGTGGTCACGGTCCAACAAACTTAGCAAAGGCGATTGCCGACTCAGTGAATACCTATTTTTACACCATTGGTGGTGGTGATGGCGATATTGACGGCTTAGGAATCGACCGACTCAATGAGTACACCAAACGCTTTGGTTTCGACCAAAGACTTGGGATTGATCTGCCAAATGAAGCTGATGGATTTTTACCAACCCCGGAATGGAAAGAAGAGGTGAAGGATGAACCATGGTATATTGGCGACACCTATCACTATGCCATTGGTCAGGGTGATGTGCTTGTCACGCCACTGCAAATTGCAAACGCGACTGCGGCAATTGCAAATGGCGGCACGCTTTATCGACCCCAGATTGCCATGGATTGGCTGGACGCGGAAGGTAATCTTCTCTCTCACATTAACCCTGAGGTGCTGCGGCAAAATGTAGTAAGCGCCTCATCTCTAAAAGCTGTCAGAGAGGGAATGCGTCTTGTCGTTACTAGTGGTAGCGCAGTACGTCTCAATAGTATGCCGGTTGCAATTGCTGCTAAGACCGGTACTGCTCAGTTCTCCTCAACTACCAATGCAACACACGCTTGGTTTACCTCATTTGCCCCATATGAAAATCCTGAGATCGTCATCACGGTAATGGTGGAAAAGGGCGGCGAAGGTCATGCAGCCGCTCTGCCGGTTGCCCAAGCTGGATATGAGGAATATTTCGCTAATATTGAGGCTTCGCAGTAG
- the frr gene encoding ribosome recycling factor — protein sequence MSDTYTEKFQKALDFYKSQLATLRTGRANPALVENLKVEAYGSNMPLQQLANISAPEPRLIVIQPWDASMVQEIEKAIKASPLGLQPSLDGTTIRLPLPELTEERRKELLKVVVQFEEEAKVAMKKTREEVLRTWRDQGKEGSLSEDIVERQEKELQESLQKFHTQLRDLAKAKEEEIMTV from the coding sequence ATGTCCGACACCTATACAGAAAAATTTCAAAAAGCACTTGATTTCTATAAATCGCAATTAGCAACATTGCGAACCGGCCGAGCAAATCCGGCCCTAGTGGAAAATCTAAAAGTTGAAGCTTACGGTTCAAATATGCCTCTGCAGCAATTGGCAAATATTTCCGCGCCTGAGCCTCGTTTAATAGTCATCCAACCCTGGGATGCTTCAATGGTCCAGGAAATTGAAAAGGCCATTAAGGCTTCACCGCTTGGGCTACAACCTAGCCTCGATGGCACAACTATTCGCTTACCATTACCTGAATTAACTGAAGAGCGTCGTAAAGAGCTGTTGAAAGTTGTGGTGCAGTTTGAAGAAGAGGCAAAGGTGGCAATGAAAAAAACCCGCGAAGAAGTATTGCGAACTTGGCGTGATCAAGGAAAAGAGGGTTCACTCTCAGAAGACATTGTTGAACGGCAGGAAAAAGAGCTGCAAGAATCACTGCAAAAATTTCACACGCAATTACGCGACTTAGCCAAAGCAAAAGAAGAAGAAATAATGACTGTATAA
- the mreC gene encoding rod shape-determining protein MreC, with the protein MSQRRLSARSFTLLFLVAILLLVVLDAFGFGKPFRSLTSAIINPIQEASASMAAGIQSWFQPKGVTGDLQFQVAQLEEERNSLLVENAELRSLLRDQASANEQSQLLSTKNLRFQVTRVIGRSLDPSAQIIIINRGQSSGVFVGQVVVVEDGIVIGRVSSTTSNTAQVLLVTDRRSKISVEVQNEFNSPGIVIGERGLALRLTTVPQDEPIEFGQSIVTAGLEAGVPRGLLIGTVGDVSSTATNLFQSASIRYPVSLDRLQLVSVVQGPSTDEE; encoded by the coding sequence ATGTCACAGCGTCGTCTCTCAGCCAGAAGTTTTACGCTACTTTTTCTGGTAGCTATTCTTCTTTTGGTAGTGCTTGATGCTTTTGGTTTTGGTAAACCTTTTCGATCTTTAACCTCGGCTATTATTAATCCGATTCAAGAAGCAAGCGCCTCTATGGCGGCTGGTATTCAATCCTGGTTCCAACCAAAAGGCGTAACAGGGGACCTCCAGTTCCAGGTGGCCCAGCTCGAAGAAGAGCGGAATTCCTTGTTGGTAGAAAATGCAGAGCTGCGTTCTTTGCTCCGTGACCAAGCCAGCGCAAATGAACAATCACAGTTACTAAGCACTAAAAACCTACGTTTCCAGGTCACGCGCGTTATTGGTCGCAGTTTAGACCCTAGTGCACAAATTATTATTATTAACCGTGGGCAATCTTCCGGTGTATTTGTTGGTCAAGTTGTTGTAGTGGAGGACGGCATTGTGATCGGTCGTGTTTCTTCTACAACAAGTAACACTGCTCAAGTCCTCTTGGTGACTGACCGACGCAGTAAAATATCAGTAGAAGTACAGAATGAGTTTAACTCTCCTGGAATTGTAATCGGTGAAAGGGGACTCGCACTTCGGCTTACCACTGTGCCGCAAGATGAACCAATCGAGTTTGGACAAAGCATCGTAACCGCTGGACTAGAAGCCGGAGTCCCTCGTGGATTACTGATTGGTACGGTTGGCGATGTCAGCTCAACTGCCACGAATCTATTTCAAAGTGCCAGCATACGCTACCCAGTTTCACTTGATCGGCTACAATTAGTATCAGTAGTCCAAGGACCAAGCACAGATGAAGAATAG
- the serS gene encoding serine--tRNA ligase: protein MLDTSFILANQDIVREAIKNKGVSIDFDRFLQVDKEYRALLSETETVRAERNALAKQGKQSDPAQITQAKELKQRLQDLEAKLKELTLERDEMLWRMPNIPWEGAPIGPDASSNKVIKQVGTPKTFSFEAKDHISLGLALDILDLEKGAQVAGFRGYYLKNEAVLLQQAILLLGLQEMQKAGFTLMTPPTAIKGFALYGSGHFPFGKNEIFSLQSPGSETPADDREALYLAGTSEPALLSYYANETIPEVQLPKLLCGISQCYREEIGSYGKDTKGLYRVREFVKVEQVVLCKPEAAEAEKWFTTMLDISQKMLEHLDLPYQLIETSTGDMGAGKRRMVDIETWMPGRQGYGETHSSSNLSDWQARRLNIKTKGEGEGSERQFVYTLNNTVIASPRILIALLENHQQKDGSVKIPKALQKIVGLKELRPRA, encoded by the coding sequence ATGCTTGATACTTCTTTCATTTTGGCTAATCAGGACATTGTACGCGAGGCCATAAAAAACAAGGGGGTATCAATTGACTTTGATCGCTTTCTTCAAGTCGACAAAGAGTATCGCGCACTGCTCAGCGAAACAGAAACTGTACGAGCAGAGAGAAATGCACTGGCTAAGCAAGGCAAACAATCTGATCCTGCCCAGATCACTCAGGCAAAGGAGCTTAAGCAAAGGCTGCAGGACTTGGAAGCAAAATTAAAAGAGTTAACTCTCGAGCGTGATGAAATGCTTTGGCGCATGCCAAACATACCTTGGGAAGGAGCTCCGATTGGCCCCGACGCAAGTAGCAATAAGGTGATCAAGCAAGTCGGCACACCAAAGACATTTTCCTTTGAAGCAAAGGATCATATTAGCCTCGGCCTTGCTCTGGATATTCTCGATCTAGAGAAAGGCGCTCAAGTAGCCGGCTTCCGTGGATACTATTTAAAAAACGAAGCTGTGCTTTTACAACAGGCAATTCTTTTACTGGGCTTGCAGGAAATGCAAAAAGCTGGCTTTACCTTAATGACACCTCCAACTGCTATTAAGGGTTTTGCGCTTTACGGAAGTGGTCATTTTCCTTTTGGGAAAAATGAAATCTTTTCACTACAAAGTCCAGGCAGTGAAACTCCAGCGGATGATCGCGAGGCGCTATATTTAGCCGGCACTTCTGAGCCTGCACTACTTTCGTACTACGCAAATGAAACTATTCCAGAAGTGCAATTGCCAAAACTCCTCTGCGGTATTAGTCAATGTTATCGCGAAGAAATTGGCAGCTATGGTAAAGACACAAAGGGACTTTATCGTGTGAGAGAATTCGTAAAAGTTGAGCAAGTCGTGCTATGTAAACCTGAGGCTGCTGAAGCAGAAAAATGGTTTACTACCATGCTGGATATTTCTCAAAAAATGTTAGAGCATCTCGACTTACCATATCAACTCATTGAAACTTCGACGGGGGATATGGGGGCTGGTAAACGCCGCATGGTTGATATTGAAACATGGATGCCGGGCCGACAAGGGTATGGAGAAACGCACTCCAGCTCAAACCTCAGCGACTGGCAAGCCCGCCGATTAAACATCAAAACGAAAGGCGAAGGAGAGGGGAGCGAGCGACAATTTGTGTACACACTAAACAATACTGTCATCGCTTCACCGCGCATCCTGATTGCACTCCTGGAAAATCATCAGCAGAAAGACGGCAGCGTAAAGATACCTAAGGCTCTGCAGAAAATTGTTGGCCTAAAAGAACTTCGCCCCCGTGCCTAA
- a CDS encoding rod shape-determining protein encodes MLNRIFGRFSRDMGIDLGTSNTLVYVRDKGIVINEPSVVAINTRTDQILAVGDEARKMVGKTPGHIVATRPLVDGVISDFEVTEKMLKHFIQKVHRENSGLLPRPRVVIGIPLGVTEVERKAVEDATLSAGAREVYLIEEPMAAAIGSRLPIQDPSGNMVVDIGGGTTEIAVIALGGVVAWKSLRIAGDELNENIINYARDHFNLLLGERTAEDIKIAIGAANEKVEERETKMRGRDLISGLPREVTVSSQHILEATQRSVRMIIDAIKTTIESTPPELVADIYERGIILSGGGALLRGLDQSIQREARIPVHIADDPLTTVVRGTGIVLEDLDALRKVLVLSTQDENVLIK; translated from the coding sequence ATGCTCAATAGAATCTTTGGTCGTTTTTCCCGCGACATGGGAATCGATCTCGGCACCTCAAATACGCTTGTGTACGTACGAGACAAGGGAATTGTCATCAACGAACCTTCGGTAGTTGCCATCAACACCCGCACCGATCAAATTCTTGCTGTAGGTGATGAGGCGCGTAAAATGGTAGGAAAAACACCTGGGCACATTGTAGCTACTCGGCCTCTGGTTGACGGTGTAATTTCCGACTTCGAAGTTACTGAAAAAATGTTAAAGCACTTTATCCAAAAAGTGCACCGAGAAAACTCTGGGCTTTTACCGCGCCCACGCGTAGTTATTGGCATTCCGCTCGGTGTAACAGAAGTGGAGCGTAAAGCAGTTGAAGACGCCACTCTCTCAGCTGGCGCACGTGAAGTGTATCTTATTGAAGAACCAATGGCGGCAGCGATTGGATCACGACTGCCTATACAAGACCCTTCGGGAAATATGGTCGTCGATATTGGCGGTGGAACTACGGAGATTGCAGTCATTGCGCTAGGTGGTGTGGTGGCTTGGAAATCTCTGCGTATAGCCGGCGACGAACTAAATGAGAACATCATTAATTACGCCCGCGATCATTTTAATCTGCTTCTCGGTGAACGAACTGCTGAGGATATTAAAATTGCCATTGGCGCAGCAAATGAGAAGGTGGAAGAGCGAGAAACAAAAATGCGGGGACGCGACTTGATTAGTGGATTACCTCGCGAGGTCACTGTAAGTAGTCAACATATTTTAGAAGCTACTCAACGCTCTGTGCGTATGATTATCGATGCAATTAAAACTACGATTGAAAGTACTCCGCCTGAGTTAGTAGCTGATATTTACGAGCGAGGTATTATCCTCTCTGGTGGCGGCGCCTTACTCCGAGGCTTAGATCAATCAATTCAACGAGAGGCACGCATTCCAGTTCATATTGCCGATGACCCACTTACTACGGTAGTACGTGGGACCGGTATAGTTTTGGAAGATCTTGATGCGCTACGTAAAGTACTCGTGCTCTCAACCCAAGACGAAAACGTCTTAATTAAGTAG
- the greA gene encoding transcription elongation factor GreA: protein MTQEKFLTPTGLKKIQDELEQLKNVRRKEVANRIQEAKELGDLSENAEYTEAKNEQAFIEGRINELEMILKQAKVIAQTKGGDIVSIGSTITVQHSDGNKHIYTIVGSNEADPVEGKISHESPLGQAFLGRKTKDKVTIVVPKGTTEVTILEIE, encoded by the coding sequence ATGACACAAGAAAAATTCCTCACTCCTACAGGATTAAAAAAAATCCAGGATGAACTTGAGCAGCTGAAAAATGTTCGCCGCAAAGAGGTGGCAAATCGCATCCAAGAAGCAAAAGAGCTTGGTGATTTATCAGAGAACGCAGAATATACCGAGGCTAAAAACGAACAGGCTTTTATTGAGGGTCGCATCAATGAACTTGAAATGATTCTCAAACAAGCAAAGGTCATCGCTCAAACCAAAGGCGGGGACATCGTTTCAATTGGCTCAACTATCACTGTGCAGCATTCAGATGGCAACAAGCACATCTACACGATTGTGGGCTCAAATGAGGCTGATCCAGTTGAGGGTAAAATTTCCCATGAATCTCCTCTTGGTCAGGCTTTCCTAGGCCGCAAGACTAAGGATAAGGTAACTATTGTAGTACCAAAGGGCACTACCGAGGTTACTATTCTGGAAATCGAATAA
- a CDS encoding site-2 protease family protein: MLLTLIVFIVVFSVVVFVHEFGHFSAARKLGVKVEEFGFGFPPRIAGIRRGDTIYSINWIPFGGFVRLKGESGENVDPDSFVAQAPWKRVVILSAGVLMNVITAAVLLSIAFGIGIPSALDQDQLASGGQVSDHKLQIVTVVEGSPAEKAGLAVNDVIEKINGQEIRTVSDLQAATSQEPIEALELQYSHENESKTLTVTPEIAEGDTTPKIGVAAAETGLVRYPWYQALWLGPWYTLQLLWLIIVSLFELFKLLFTQGMVSPDVAGPIGIAVVTGQVAKLGFVYVLQFTAVLSLSLAVMNILPIPALDGGRVFFVLLEKVRGKAVSPKVEGLVHTIGFYALILFILVISIQDINRFNIGDRVRDFFQSFGS, translated from the coding sequence ATGTTACTTACCCTCATCGTATTTATCGTCGTATTTAGTGTAGTCGTCTTTGTTCATGAATTTGGACACTTCAGCGCTGCTCGTAAACTAGGTGTAAAGGTTGAGGAATTTGGTTTTGGTTTCCCGCCTCGCATTGCCGGAATCCGACGTGGCGATACTATTTATTCGATTAACTGGATACCATTTGGTGGCTTCGTACGCTTAAAAGGGGAGTCTGGCGAAAATGTCGATCCTGATAGCTTCGTAGCCCAAGCACCTTGGAAACGCGTCGTCATCCTCTCGGCGGGCGTACTCATGAACGTAATTACTGCGGCGGTATTACTCAGTATAGCCTTTGGGATTGGTATTCCATCCGCTTTAGATCAAGACCAGCTCGCATCAGGTGGTCAGGTTTCTGATCATAAGCTACAGATTGTGACGGTAGTCGAAGGATCACCAGCCGAAAAAGCTGGCTTAGCTGTGAATGACGTTATTGAAAAAATTAACGGTCAGGAAATACGCACGGTGAGCGATCTCCAGGCCGCCACCTCACAAGAACCTATTGAAGCGCTCGAACTGCAGTATTCGCATGAAAATGAAAGTAAAACACTCACGGTAACTCCTGAGATCGCCGAGGGTGATACGACGCCGAAGATTGGTGTAGCGGCCGCCGAAACCGGTCTCGTACGCTACCCATGGTATCAAGCACTTTGGTTGGGTCCTTGGTATACGCTACAGCTGCTCTGGCTAATTATCGTATCGCTTTTTGAGCTCTTTAAGCTCCTATTTACTCAGGGAATGGTTTCACCTGACGTGGCAGGCCCGATTGGTATCGCTGTTGTGACTGGGCAGGTAGCTAAACTTGGTTTCGTCTATGTCCTTCAGTTCACTGCGGTGCTATCGCTTAGCTTAGCAGTGATGAATATTCTTCCAATTCCAGCTTTAGACGGTGGAAGAGTTTTCTTTGTTCTTCTCGAAAAAGTGCGTGGCAAAGCAGTCAGTCCAAAAGTTGAGGGTCTAGTGCATACGATAGGTTTTTATGCCCTCATTCTTTTTATTCTAGTTATTAGCATTCAAGACATTAATCGTTTTAACATCGGAGATCGCGTCCGTGATTTCTTCCAAAGCTTCGGTTCCTAA
- the lysS gene encoding lysine--tRNA ligase, which produces MPTQELDQHRFRKEKRATLESQGLFAYPARAQNSRTHRVGELLSDFDALVTAETKVTLYGRLRAIRLHGTLCFGDIEDESGKIQLSLAKDKVGDDAFEKWTSLVDLGDFVSLTGTLGTTRRGEKTIQVEEYQILSKSLYPLPDKRKGLSEAETRLRHRELDLLTNPEVQNRFRTRAKIISAIRSFLDGQQFLEVETPILQGQAGGASAKPFITHHDTLNQDLFLRIAPELYLKRLLVGGYERVYEIGRCFRNEGIDRDHSPEFTQVEFYIAYADYQALMKMTQELFTNILKATELGDTLAFGDKHITWPKEIPQMTFRDAVRKYAKLDIERFPERDALAHEAERRGVEVAASDGRGKIIDSIFKKFVRPECINPIFIIDHPIELSPLAKAKPDDKRYVERFQLVVASTELANGFSELNDPIDQRDRFLEQQRMREAGDDEAQPHDEEYVQALMYGMPPAAGIGIGIDRLTAILTNANSLRECILFPSLRSNDHA; this is translated from the coding sequence ATGCCAACACAAGAACTTGACCAGCATCGTTTCAGGAAGGAAAAACGGGCCACTCTGGAGAGCCAAGGGCTTTTCGCGTATCCAGCTCGAGCACAAAATTCCAGAACGCATAGAGTAGGAGAGCTACTTTCTGATTTTGATGCACTTGTTACCGCGGAAACAAAAGTAACACTTTATGGACGACTGCGAGCTATTAGACTGCATGGCACGCTCTGCTTTGGTGATATTGAAGATGAGAGTGGAAAAATACAACTCTCGCTCGCAAAAGATAAGGTGGGGGATGACGCTTTTGAAAAGTGGACCAGCCTGGTAGACCTGGGTGATTTTGTCAGCCTGACTGGCACTCTGGGTACTACGCGACGAGGAGAAAAAACTATTCAGGTTGAGGAATATCAGATACTGAGTAAGAGTCTTTACCCACTGCCTGATAAGCGCAAAGGTTTAAGTGAAGCTGAAACAAGACTTCGGCATCGAGAGCTTGATCTCTTAACTAACCCCGAGGTTCAAAATAGATTTCGCACGCGGGCAAAAATTATAAGCGCGATTCGAAGCTTTTTGGATGGTCAACAATTCCTAGAGGTAGAAACACCAATTCTCCAAGGACAGGCTGGAGGAGCCAGCGCTAAGCCTTTTATTACTCATCACGATACACTTAATCAGGATCTGTTCTTACGCATTGCGCCTGAGCTTTATTTAAAACGTCTGCTGGTCGGTGGCTATGAGCGAGTATACGAAATCGGTCGCTGCTTCCGTAATGAGGGAATTGATCGTGACCACAGCCCTGAATTTACTCAGGTGGAATTTTATATAGCCTACGCGGATTACCAAGCCTTAATGAAGATGACCCAGGAGCTCTTCACAAACATTTTGAAAGCAACTGAACTGGGTGACACGCTTGCTTTTGGCGATAAGCATATTACTTGGCCAAAAGAAATCCCTCAAATGACTTTCCGTGATGCAGTGCGCAAATACGCTAAGCTGGATATTGAGCGCTTCCCAGAGCGGGATGCCTTAGCCCATGAAGCTGAACGCCGCGGCGTCGAGGTAGCAGCGTCAGATGGACGAGGAAAAATAATTGATAGCATTTTTAAGAAATTCGTTCGTCCTGAATGCATCAATCCCATCTTTATCATTGATCATCCAATTGAGCTTTCTCCGCTCGCAAAAGCAAAGCCGGATGATAAGCGCTATGTTGAACGTTTCCAATTGGTAGTTGCCTCAACTGAGTTAGCAAATGGATTCAGCGAGTTAAATGATCCAATTGATCAGCGCGACCGATTCCTTGAGCAACAGCGCATGCGTGAAGCAGGGGATGATGAGGCACAACCACATGATGAGGAATATGTGCAGGCGCTTATGTATGGCATGCCACCAGCCGCTGGTATCGGCATTGGTATTGATCGATTAACTGCCATACTTACCAACGCAAACAGTCTGCGAGAATGTATACTTTTTCCAAGCTTACGGAGCAACGATCATGCTTGA